TATGGCAAGTCGATTCGAAAGTACCATTTTTTTATCGAAATCAGTAGGGAAGCCCCAACCTACTTTTTATATATCTTTTTTATTCTAGACCCATTTAGTTCTTTGCAACATTGAGTCAAAACTAGGCCTGCTGGATGCTGCTTAGCTGCTGTAACTACTAGTCAAGAGCCCCTTTCACCAGAAGTAGCATTTTCTGCTGAGTGTATTCCAAGGCTAATCCAATCCACATTGACCAAGACCATGGGTTGTTTCCGTATGGGGGTGATCTGCCATATTGAATATAGTGCCAAAAAATatcgagctggaggaaatggctaggagcaggaggaagaagacgcatgatttataggagggaagttagtatcGGATGGAGGCTTCGTACGGTACTAAAGGCTGCGAATTAGTACTaataggtgacctttagtaccggatgaagcctgcacccagtactaaagggggtcacgggacGCTACTGGGGAACTAACCGTTAGTCCCGGTACGTACCAGGTcaaataccaaccggtactaaacctcgggacgaatgctgagttttccagtagtgttagTCTCTAGCCAAGTTCTGGTGACGTCACTGACTTGGTGACCATTCCTGGACTTCCTAGGGATCCACACGTAATTATGAAGCAATAATAGCAAGGATTCTAGTTGACTCTGGAGAAAGATCTGCCAGCAATACGTGAACAATTACAAGTTGGATCACATGTTTGGTACTGTTTGCATTGAGTCATAAACTATATATTTTTCTCTCCGATCCCATCAAGTAGTCATTTCTGAATCAATAACTATTGAGAAATAATAACCATCATAAACAATTATGAAGCAAAAATAACCAAGGATTTGAGTTGACTAAGGAGAAAGATCTGCCGACAATATGTGTGGAATTGCACGTTGGATCACATGTTTGGTACAGTTTACAAGAGTAAAGAAACAAAACATTGAGTCATAATAAATTATAATTTGTCCCTTTGATCCGATCAAGTAATcacttactccctccatcctaataaattttagatcgttttggcatttctgggatcataacttttgctatgctctaatctacaatttgggacggagggagtaggaagcGATAACATGATACCTGAATTATGAATGATTTGCATTTGACTTTACCAAAATCTCTTCCAATAATACATgggtggaaaagtgagcattagtcccggttggagagacgcataggtctcgaaaatccaaccaggactaattgtagagactaaaggcccccctctttagtcccgggtatttcacctgggactaaagaccgtcttttgtcccggttggtgttactaaccgggactacaAAGGTtccagaaaaataaaaaattgggccagcccgcgccggccggccgcccacgCCGGCTTGCCCGTGGCCACacgcccgcgccggccacccgtggccgcccgcccgcctgctTCGCCTGGAagaaaagggagaggaggagcagggaaataaggaagaagagaaagactgCCTGCGCgagataagggaggggagagaATAAGGTGGATAGAGAGGGGGGGACGGCCCCGATTGGTGAAGCGAGAcattctttagtcccggttggtaatttcaACCTAGACTAatgggggcctttagtcccggctggtgttttcaaccgggactaaacgcctCACCAGATTCCTCCATCCCACtagccattacaaccgggactaaagggtctctttagtcccggttgataccCGTCGTCGGTGGCCGTCAGTAGTGGCCACTTGACCTAGGACTAagggccctttagtcccgggttcaaaGACGATCGGGACTAAAAacgctggatggaaggtctctTCTCTACCAATGATATGTGAGTCAAGTGAGGGTTGTTCCTCTGATTCGTCTACATATAATTTAGGGCTCCAATAAGTACGCAGGGTAGCACATGCAATATCGTCTCATATGTATCTTTCTGGATCCAGGATAAGCACATTGTTAATTATTCGTCCTCTACCCATTAACTGGCAAAGGTACCAGAAGTTCCATTAATGACTATCTAGTCCTGCTACACATTACCAGATCACATGGTTTGTCTGTCAACCTGAGTTAAGAAGCACATAATGCTAGTATGAAGTTCTGAGCAAAGTACCATATGTATGTATCCCAGATGTGATTAACCACTTATTATAATTCAGAATACAAGTTGTCTAGGACGTTGACACTGTCTACTGCTAGATACATCTATGGACTAGGGTAGCTCCATCTATAAATACAACCCCCCTTCTGTCACACTTCAAATACGATAAGGCAGTAAGGAAATAGATACCCTACGATCCTAGCTAGCCATGGCCTCCTATTATGCAGTAGCCGTGCTTTCATTGCTTGCCTTTTCCATCTCTGCAGTACGCGCGCTGGATGATAAGACGCTGCAAACCACCCTATACATAAAACAGACACCTGCCACGGACCAAAGGACTGTGGGAACTGATACAGTCGTCATTAATTGGGTCATAAAGGATGGGCCTGCTGGGAATACCATCGGGCATGCAGAGGGCCTCACGACCCATGCCAACCCAGCCCAGAATTTCTGGGTAACCATAATGGATTTTGTGTTCGAGAGTGGAAGGTAAAGAATCCTTTTTTGGCTACAGAATTGCTTGTGTTGTGGTACTTACACAAGTGTATGTTTATCATATTATGTGGCTTTCTTCAAAAAGATGTTTTGGGGTTTTAAACATAGCTTCGACATATACCATCTCCATTTTTTTGAACTAGGTACTTTAAATGTTTTGTATGGACAAAGTTTTCAATCTTTTACTGGGACCTTGTCCCAAACTCTGTTTTGGACTAGAACTTGGTGATGCAACTGTCAAGCCCTACACTGCTACTCCTGACCTTTTAAATTATGCATGCATATTCTGATTCTGTCAACAAAATAGCCTCGCTGGATCAACACTTAAGGTGATGGGCCTTCATGGGGGGAAGGTTAATGGACCAGGCCAGTGGAGTGTTATAGGGGGTACAAGAGACCTTACAATGGCACGAGGTATTATAAATTACAAAATAATCCAAGAAGACGGTGCCAGCAGGACCTTTGAAATATGCATATTTGCATACTACACTTCAAATTTAAAGGAAACCTTTCCGGTAAGTGCCAGATACATTTTTATCTGTTGCTAGTATTGAAATTTTCTCTTTATATTTTGGATAAAATTAAATAGGACAGCAAACATCTATACATACCTTACCACTGCAGTGTACATAGAAGTAGTTTTAGTGAATAGATGAATTCATCTCCATgaatgtgaatatgtgatggAAACAATACTCACAAATGATGAATGACCACATTCATAAATTTTATGCAGATTCTGGGTGATATTGTCAAATTCCCTTGAGACATTGCACTTCGGACATACATTGAGACCATCCTTCGCATGTTTGTGTGTGTTGAGACGAGATGACTACTAGATCTACGATCTATTTTTTGCTTCATCCTAAATAAATTATCCGCCTATGTATTGTGACTTACCAACCACTCAGTTGTATTCCAGAGAGCATTGCATGCAATTCTTCGTACCTTTTTATGTCATGTTCTCCTTGTCGCAAAAGATCCTATCATCAATAAATGTGCCATTTTTTGTGAAAATATGttttagtaatttttttttgggcATTCTCTTCATGGTTCGAGAA
The genomic region above belongs to Setaria italica strain Yugu1 chromosome VI, Setaria_italica_v2.0, whole genome shotgun sequence and contains:
- the LOC101782062 gene encoding uncharacterized protein LOC101782062, translated to MASYYAVAVLSLLAFSISAVRALDDKTLQTTLYIKQTPATDQRTVGTDTVVINWVIKDGPAGNTIGHAEGLTTHANPAQNFWVTIMDFVFESGSLAGSTLKVMGLHGGKVNGPGQWSVIGGTRDLTMARGIINYKIIQEDGASRTFEICIFAYYTSNLKETFPILGDIVKFP